In Devosia beringensis, a single window of DNA contains:
- a CDS encoding alpha/beta hydrolase: MTDSIPAPGDPQESIGRLAELIGGDPTAGLDADMKAVLDMLTQLGAQRLEQLTPAAARAQPGLPDAVKALMAVAGTVADDDGVASADVTINSAAGDLAARLYRPGELLPRLNPMVLYFHGGGFVTGDLDSHDGSARALARRTGAIVLSVGYRLAPEHAWPAAHDDAWTAWTWLGDQAHRLGGDPRRVAVAGEDAGANLALQVALRARDGRGHRPLHQALIHPMAGTDFSMPSYGETLRTLPVDMPAMRWRLRQIFADGLPEDEPLLNLATRHDLAGLAPASIILARIDPLRSEGELLAAALQRAGVPVSCTIYEGVTQGFFGLGQIVTKALFAQAELADALARAFAPPAR, from the coding sequence ATGACCGACAGCATTCCCGCCCCGGGCGATCCGCAGGAATCGATCGGCCGACTTGCCGAACTGATCGGCGGCGATCCGACCGCCGGGCTCGACGCCGACATGAAGGCGGTACTCGATATGCTGACGCAACTTGGCGCGCAGCGGCTGGAACAGTTGACCCCCGCGGCAGCCAGAGCGCAGCCAGGCCTGCCCGATGCGGTGAAGGCCCTGATGGCGGTGGCGGGAACCGTCGCCGACGATGATGGCGTCGCCAGCGCGGACGTGACCATCAACAGCGCGGCGGGCGACCTGGCGGCGCGGCTCTACCGGCCAGGCGAGCTGTTGCCGCGCCTCAATCCAATGGTCCTCTATTTCCATGGCGGCGGCTTTGTCACCGGCGATCTCGACAGCCATGACGGCTCGGCCCGCGCCCTGGCGCGTCGGACAGGCGCCATCGTGCTGTCGGTGGGCTATCGCCTGGCGCCCGAGCATGCCTGGCCTGCAGCCCATGACGATGCCTGGACCGCGTGGACCTGGCTGGGTGATCAGGCCCATCGCCTGGGCGGGGATCCGCGCCGGGTGGCTGTGGCCGGCGAGGATGCTGGCGCCAATCTGGCCCTGCAAGTGGCGCTGCGTGCGCGCGATGGCCGCGGCCACCGGCCCCTTCATCAGGCGCTGATCCATCCCATGGCCGGGACCGATTTCAGCATGCCCTCCTATGGCGAGACGCTGCGGACGCTGCCGGTGGACATGCCGGCCATGCGCTGGCGGCTGCGGCAGATCTTTGCCGATGGCCTGCCCGAAGACGAGCCGCTGCTCAATCTGGCGACGCGTCACGACCTGGCAGGCCTCGCGCCGGCCAGCATTATCCTGGCGCGGATCGACCCGCTGCGCTCGGAGGGCGAACTGCTGGCGGCGGCGTTGCAGCGGGCAGGGGTGCCGGTCAGCTGCACGATTTATGAGGGCGTGACGCAGGGATTTTTTGGGCTGGGCCAGATCGTTACCAAGGCGCTGTTTGCCCAGGCCGAACTGGCCGACGCCCTGGCGCGGGCCTTTGCACCACCGGCGCGTTAG
- the dnaJ gene encoding molecular chaperone DnaJ has translation MSKRDFYEVLGVDKGADDAALKSAYRKLAMAHHPDRNPGNDAAEAKFKEISEAYDTLKDGQKRAAYDRFGHAAFENGGGRGPAGFGPEFTSSMSDIFDDIFGDFMGGGGGRRGGGGAAKLRGSDLRYNLEISLEESFEGRTVEIDVPTLVGCTTCEGSGAKPGTGTHTCRQCNGHGKVRAAQGFFTIERTCPVCQGRGQMMDQPCTDCGGQGRRQENRTLSVDIPQGIEDGTRIRLANEGEAGLRGGPPGDLYIFISLRPHDLFQRDGADLFARVPIAMTTAALGGEFEVPTLDGARAKVKVAAGTQPGQRVRLKGKGMPVLRSKDVGDLYVQLDIETPQALSRRQRELLEEFAKLETQETNPTSGGFFDKLKKMFEA, from the coding sequence TTGTCAAAACGCGATTTCTACGAAGTGCTCGGCGTCGACAAGGGCGCCGATGACGCTGCGCTCAAGAGCGCCTATCGCAAGCTTGCCATGGCCCATCACCCGGACCGCAATCCGGGCAATGACGCGGCCGAGGCCAAGTTCAAGGAAATCAGCGAGGCCTATGACACGCTCAAGGATGGCCAGAAGCGGGCCGCCTATGACCGGTTCGGCCATGCCGCCTTCGAAAATGGTGGCGGCCGCGGCCCGGCTGGCTTCGGGCCCGAATTCACATCCTCGATGTCCGATATCTTCGACGATATCTTCGGCGACTTCATGGGTGGCGGTGGCGGCCGGCGCGGTGGCGGCGGCGCGGCCAAGCTGCGCGGCAGCGACCTGCGCTATAATCTTGAAATCAGCCTGGAAGAAAGCTTTGAGGGCCGTACCGTCGAAATCGACGTGCCGACCCTGGTGGGCTGCACGACCTGCGAGGGCTCGGGTGCCAAGCCGGGCACCGGCACCCATACCTGCCGTCAGTGCAATGGCCATGGCAAAGTACGCGCGGCACAGGGCTTTTTCACCATCGAGCGGACCTGCCCGGTCTGCCAGGGCCGCGGCCAGATGATGGACCAGCCCTGTACCGATTGCGGTGGCCAGGGCCGCCGCCAGGAAAACCGCACGCTCAGCGTCGATATTCCCCAAGGCATCGAGGACGGCACCCGTATCCGCCTGGCCAATGAGGGCGAGGCGGGGCTACGCGGGGGCCCGCCGGGCGATCTTTACATCTTCATCTCGCTACGGCCGCATGACCTGTTCCAGCGCGATGGCGCCGATCTCTTCGCCCGCGTGCCTATCGCCATGACCACCGCCGCCTTGGGCGGCGAGTTCGAAGTGCCGACCCTTGACGGCGCCCGGGCCAAGGTCAAGGTGGCCGCCGGCACCCAGCCGGGGCAGCGGGTGCGGCTCAAGGGCAAGGGCATGCCGGTGCTCCGATCCAAGGATGTCGGTGACCTCTATGTGCAGCTCGATATCGAGACGCCGCAGGCGCTCAGCCGCAGGCAGCGCGAACTGCTCGAGGAATTTGCCAAGCTCGAAACCCAGGAAACCAACCCGACCTCGGGCGGCTTCTTCGACAAGCTCAAGAAGATGTTTGAGGCTTGA
- a CDS encoding VOC family protein: protein MAASIFVNIPVRDLPASMAYYKAIGFDHNAQFSNEDGACIVFSETIYFMLLTHEKFLAFSPLPIPDPKTHTQALYALSRDSRAAVDAIAETALKVGGTEVREAQDHGFMYGRSIADLDGHVWEYFWMEFSPQQGA, encoded by the coding sequence ATGGCCGCTTCGATCTTCGTCAATATCCCGGTGCGCGACCTGCCGGCATCCATGGCCTATTACAAGGCCATCGGTTTTGACCATAATGCCCAGTTCAGCAACGAGGACGGCGCCTGCATCGTGTTCAGCGAGACCATCTATTTCATGCTGCTGACGCATGAGAAGTTCCTGGCCTTCTCGCCGCTGCCTATCCCTGATCCCAAGACCCATACCCAGGCGCTTTACGCCTTGTCGCGCGACAGTCGTGCCGCCGTGGACGCCATCGCCGAAACGGCGCTGAAGGTGGGTGGCACCGAGGTGCGCGAGGCGCAGGACCACGGCTTCATGTATGGCCGCTCCATCGCCGATCTCGACGGCCATGTCTGGGAATATTTCTGGATGGAGTTCAGCCCGCAGCAGGGGGCGTGA
- a CDS encoding NADPH-dependent FMN reductase encodes MKTALTLSGSIRKGSQNRKLQAHMGRQLDAAGVAVTALDLGDFDLPIFNEDLEADNVPAAAVRLAALWRSHDIVFIATPEYNGGVPPLLVNAITWISRQKPSPFRHAIFGIGGVSSGKYGTIWSLSHLRESLTKVGALVVPTLLGIGPAEEAFDVNGDFLEPAIIRKVEQMVHELTHFSRG; translated from the coding sequence ATGAAGACCGCATTGACGCTTTCGGGCTCCATCCGCAAGGGCTCGCAGAACCGCAAATTGCAGGCCCATATGGGCCGCCAGCTCGACGCCGCCGGGGTCGCCGTCACCGCGCTCGACCTGGGCGATTTCGACCTGCCTATCTTCAACGAGGATCTCGAGGCCGACAATGTGCCCGCTGCGGCTGTCCGGCTGGCAGCGCTGTGGCGCAGCCACGACATCGTCTTCATCGCCACGCCCGAATATAATGGCGGGGTGCCGCCGCTGCTAGTCAATGCCATCACCTGGATCAGCCGGCAGAAGCCGAGCCCGTTCCGCCACGCCATCTTTGGCATTGGCGGGGTCAGCTCGGGCAAATATGGCACCATCTGGTCGCTCAGCCACCTGCGCGAATCGCTGACCAAGGTGGGCGCCCTGGTGGTGCCGACGCTGCTGGGCATCGGCCCGGCCGAGGAGGCGTTTGACGTCAACGGCGATTTTCTCGAGCCGGCGATCATCCGCAAGGTCGAGCAGATGGTGCATGAACTGACCCATTTCAGCCGGGGCTGA